From the genome of Bradyrhizobium sp. ORS 278:
GTCACAGGGCACGGCGTTCATCGTCTATCGCGCCGGCGGACGCTAGAGGTCCAGTCATGTCCGCTTCATCGTCTCTGTCCGGTCGCGCCGCTTCGATGGCGCGCCGCTCGGCCCTCGCGGCCGGCAAAACTGCGCTGCCGCCCGCGGGCGAGCGCGTGCGCGACGGCTTTCGCAGTGCTTCGCTGCGGGGGCCCAGCGATGCCGCGCTCGCGCGCGGAGTGACGATCAGCTCGTCCGCCGCGACGCCCGCCGCGATTGCTTCACCGGCTCCTGTGACGCCTGGTCTGTCCGGACGGACGTTGTCGATGCAGCGGCGACGTCTGTTGTCAGGAGGCAAGAAGGCGCTGCAGGCCGGCACGGCAGCGCTGCCCGCAGCGATGGCGCGCGAGATCGAGCCGCCGGCACCTGTGCCGCCGACGCGCGAGCGGCCGCGCAGCTATGTGCCGAAGGTCACCGAGTCCGACACGCAGGGCGGCCAAAGGGTCACCGGCCGCAACATCGGATATGGCGGCCGGATCACCGGCGATGCGCAAGGTGCGCATCACGTCGTCTCCGGGACGCAATATCTCGGGCCGAGCTCTGGCGCGGCATCGGGGCCGGCTGCGGCCAAGGTCGGGCTGTCACGCACGGGCAATGGTCTCGTCGTGTCCGGCACGCTCACACGCAGTGCGGTGGCGATCACCGGCGATGAGCCCGGGCGCGGATTGACGATCACCGGTGAGGTGGAGCAGGGGCCCGAGGATGATCTGACTCGACGACCCGCGCCGATGGCCACGCGCGGATCGCGTCAGCGGCAGCGTCCGCCGCGTGTCGAGATCACCGACAGCGGACAGCCGGTCACAGGTGGTTCACCTGGTTGCTCATCGCGCCTGACTGGCGATGATGTCGCAGCGGCTGGCCACCAAGTGACGGGCGTGCAGCATCTGACCCGCGCGGGAGCGCCGCCCGCCGCCGCCGCGCGTTCGAAGGTGGCGGTCGCGCAGAGCTGGGGCGGACAGCGCATCACGGGGCCGGATGTCGAGCACCATCATCGCGTCACTGGCGATGCTCCGGCGGCCGCATTGCTGCTCACTGGAAATCAGTACCAGGGGCCTGCGACCGCAGCGCAATGGGCCGAGCCGGACGCCGCCGCTCGCTGGCAGCGTCGCACCGCGTCCACGCTCGTGACCGGCGATACGCCAAGGCACGATCGGAGCGTCACCGGCACCGCCCGGGGAGCCATGCGCGACATCACGGGCACGCCTTATGGGCACG
Proteins encoded in this window:
- a CDS encoding CsoS2 family carboxysome shell protein is translated as MSASSSLSGRAASMARRSALAAGKTALPPAGERVRDGFRSASLRGPSDAALARGVTISSSAATPAAIASPAPVTPGLSGRTLSMQRRRLLSGGKKALQAGTAALPAAMAREIEPPAPVPPTRERPRSYVPKVTESDTQGGQRVTGRNIGYGGRITGDAQGAHHVVSGTQYLGPSSGAASGPAAAKVGLSRTGNGLVVSGTLTRSAVAITGDEPGRGLTITGEVEQGPEDDLTRRPAPMATRGSRQRQRPPRVEITDSGQPVTGGSPGCSSRLTGDDVAAAGHQVTGVQHLTRAGAPPAAAARSKVAVAQSWGGQRITGPDVEHHHRVTGDAPAAALLLTGNQYQGPATAAQWAEPDAAARWQRRTASTLVTGDTPRHDRSVTGTARGAMRDITGTPYGHAESVGAGDAVGAISLDAISQRFSIRSPQRDAQLRAGASDPVTSSGRITGAFAAGGSKVTGNLEFSGRSRLRQAGDTAGHSRLTGEGISHGVVTGDAWSDTSRVTGTEGAFTVERNPSERGPRAKPFAGAVNFKQKATREEARQLVTGMFGYFSKTGARVTLSGGAQS